One Gossypium hirsutum isolate 1008001.06 chromosome A11, Gossypium_hirsutum_v2.1, whole genome shotgun sequence genomic window carries:
- the LOC121209647 gene encoding calnexin homolog 1 isoform X3: MIMMGRFALLVFLEFASMQLLCIAADHDAAIFYDSFEEPFNGRWIVSEKDDYKGIWEHSKSEGHDDFGLLVTEKARKYAIVKELEEPVNLRDGTTVLQYEARFQNGLECGGAYLKYLRPQEAGWKPKEFDNGSPYSIMFGPDICGLTNKVHFILKQKNPKSGEYVEHHLIDPPRVPSDKLSHVYTAILKPDNEISILIDGEAKKKGNFLSAQDFDPPIIPAKTIPDPNEKKPEDWDDRVRIPDPNAVKPDDWDENAPMEIEDMEAVKPEGWLDDEPEEIDDPEATKPEDWDDEEDGVWEAPKIDNPKCQTAPGCGEWKRPMKRNPAFKGIWNPPLVDNPNYKGIWKPRDIPNPNYFELDKPYFDPIAAIGIEIWTMQEGILFDNILIAKEENVAKSYRDTTWKPKFVVEKEKQKAEEEAAGSDDLGGFQVVFDVLYKFADIPFLSKYKLQILDFIEKGEKQPNLTIGVLVSIVVVILTAIFMLIFSGKKQQPRVEKKTEVAADTSNDQGSSGEKPAEEEKENETGGAAPRQRRRDT; this comes from the exons ATGATAATGATGGGGCGTTTTGCGCTTCTTGTCTTCTTAGAGTTCGCGTCGATGCAGCTTCTCTGCATTGCCGCTGATCATGATGCTGcg ATTTTTTATGATTCATTTGAAGAGCCATTCAATGGGCGATGGATCGTCTCTGAAAAAGATGATTATAAAG GTATATGGGAGCATTCAAAGAGTGAAGGGCACGATGACTTTGGGCTTCTAGTGACCGAGAAGGCACGGAAGTACGCAATAGTGAAAGAGCTGGAGGAGCCTGTGAATCTCAGGGATGGAACCACTGTGCTTCAGTACGAGGCTCGCTTCCAGAATGGACTTGAATGTGGTGGTGCATACCTGAAATACCTTAGACCTCAGGAAGCTGGGTGGAAGCCTAAGGAATTTGACAATGGATCCCCTTACTCTATCATGTTTGGCCCTGACATATGTGGATTAACAAACAAGGTGCACTTTATCCTGAAGCAGAAGAATCCTAAATCTGGGGAATATGTTGAACATCATCTTATTGACCCACCGCGCGTTCCATCTGACAAGCTTTCTCATGTCTATACTGCCATCTTGAAGCCTGACAATGAGATTAGCATTCTGATTGATGGAGAGGCGAAGAAGAAGGGAAACTTCCTCTCAGCTCAAGATTTTGATCCTCCAATTATCCCTGCCAAGACTATTCCTGACCCAAATGAAAAGAAACCCGAGGACTGGGACGATAGAGTCAGAATTCCTGATCCTAATGCTGTGAAGCCTGATGATTGGGATGAAAATGCACCCATGGAAATTGAAGATATGGAGGCTGTGAAACCGGAAGGATGGTTAGACGATGAGCCTGAAGAGATAGATGATCCTGAGGCAACCAAGCCAGAAGATTGGGATGATGAAGAGGATGGTGTATGGGAAGCCCCCAAAATTGACAACCCAAAGTGTCAGACAGCTCCTGGTTGTGGTGAATGGAAGAGACCGATGAAGAGGAACCCAGCTTTTAAAGGAATATGGAATCCTCCTCTAGTCGACAACCCCAATTACAAGGGTATTTGGAAGCCTCGGGACATCCCAAACCCTAACTACTTCGAGCTTGACAAGCCTTACTTTGACCCTATCGCTGCAATTGGTATCGAGATTTGGACAATGCAAGAAGGTATATTGTTTGACAATATTTTGATAGCCAAAGAAGAGAATGTTGCTAAGTCATACCGGGACACCACATGGAAACCGAAGTTTGTGGTTGAGAAGGAAAAACAGAAGGCGGAGGAAGAAGCTGCAGGTTCGGATGATCTCGGTGGCTTCCAG GTGGTCTTCGATGTCCTATACAAGTTTGCTGATATTCCTTTCTTAAGCAAATATAAGCTCCAAATTCTT GACTTCATTGAGAAGGGTGAGAAACAACCCAACCTCACCATTGGTGTCCTGGTCTCCATTGTGGTGGTTATCTTGACAGCTATCTTCATGCTCATTTTTAGTGGGAAGAAACAA CAGCCAAGAGTAGAGAAGAAAACAGAGGTGGCTGCTGATACATCAAATGATCAAGGAAGCAGTGGAGAAAAGCCAGCTGAAGAGGAAAAGGAGAATGAAACTGGTGGTGCTGCTCCCCGCCAAAGGAGGCGTGACACTTGA
- the LOC121209647 gene encoding calnexin homolog 1 isoform X1, whose translation MIMMGRFALLVFLEFASMQLLCIAADHDAAIFYDSFEEPFNGRWIVSEKDDYKGIWEHSKSEGHDDFGLLVTEKARKYAIVKELEEPVNLRDGTTVLQYEARFQNGLECGGAYLKYLRPQEAGWKPKEFDNGSPYSIMFGPDICGLTNKVHFILKQKNPKSGEYVEHHLIDPPRVPSDKLSHVYTAILKPDNEISILIDGEAKKKGNFLSAQDFDPPIIPAKTIPDPNEKKPEDWDDRVRIPDPNAVKPDDWDENAPMEIEDMEAVKPEGWLDDEPEEIDDPEATKPEDWDDEEDGVWEAPKIDNPKCQTAPGCGEWKRPMKRNPAFKGIWNPPLVDNPNYKGIWKPRDIPNPNYFELDKPYFDPIAAIGIEIWTMQEGILFDNILIAKEENVAKSYRDTTWKPKFVVEKEKQKAEEEAAGSDDLGGFQKVVFDVLYKFADIPFLSKYKLQILDFIEKGEKQPNLTIGVLVSIVVVILTAIFMLIFSGKKQQPRVEKKTEVAADTSNDQGSSGEKPAEEEKENETGGAAPRQRRRDT comes from the exons ATGATAATGATGGGGCGTTTTGCGCTTCTTGTCTTCTTAGAGTTCGCGTCGATGCAGCTTCTCTGCATTGCCGCTGATCATGATGCTGcg ATTTTTTATGATTCATTTGAAGAGCCATTCAATGGGCGATGGATCGTCTCTGAAAAAGATGATTATAAAG GTATATGGGAGCATTCAAAGAGTGAAGGGCACGATGACTTTGGGCTTCTAGTGACCGAGAAGGCACGGAAGTACGCAATAGTGAAAGAGCTGGAGGAGCCTGTGAATCTCAGGGATGGAACCACTGTGCTTCAGTACGAGGCTCGCTTCCAGAATGGACTTGAATGTGGTGGTGCATACCTGAAATACCTTAGACCTCAGGAAGCTGGGTGGAAGCCTAAGGAATTTGACAATGGATCCCCTTACTCTATCATGTTTGGCCCTGACATATGTGGATTAACAAACAAGGTGCACTTTATCCTGAAGCAGAAGAATCCTAAATCTGGGGAATATGTTGAACATCATCTTATTGACCCACCGCGCGTTCCATCTGACAAGCTTTCTCATGTCTATACTGCCATCTTGAAGCCTGACAATGAGATTAGCATTCTGATTGATGGAGAGGCGAAGAAGAAGGGAAACTTCCTCTCAGCTCAAGATTTTGATCCTCCAATTATCCCTGCCAAGACTATTCCTGACCCAAATGAAAAGAAACCCGAGGACTGGGACGATAGAGTCAGAATTCCTGATCCTAATGCTGTGAAGCCTGATGATTGGGATGAAAATGCACCCATGGAAATTGAAGATATGGAGGCTGTGAAACCGGAAGGATGGTTAGACGATGAGCCTGAAGAGATAGATGATCCTGAGGCAACCAAGCCAGAAGATTGGGATGATGAAGAGGATGGTGTATGGGAAGCCCCCAAAATTGACAACCCAAAGTGTCAGACAGCTCCTGGTTGTGGTGAATGGAAGAGACCGATGAAGAGGAACCCAGCTTTTAAAGGAATATGGAATCCTCCTCTAGTCGACAACCCCAATTACAAGGGTATTTGGAAGCCTCGGGACATCCCAAACCCTAACTACTTCGAGCTTGACAAGCCTTACTTTGACCCTATCGCTGCAATTGGTATCGAGATTTGGACAATGCAAGAAGGTATATTGTTTGACAATATTTTGATAGCCAAAGAAGAGAATGTTGCTAAGTCATACCGGGACACCACATGGAAACCGAAGTTTGTGGTTGAGAAGGAAAAACAGAAGGCGGAGGAAGAAGCTGCAGGTTCGGATGATCTCGGTGGCTTCCAG AAGGTGGTCTTCGATGTCCTATACAAGTTTGCTGATATTCCTTTCTTAAGCAAATATAAGCTCCAAATTCTT GACTTCATTGAGAAGGGTGAGAAACAACCCAACCTCACCATTGGTGTCCTGGTCTCCATTGTGGTGGTTATCTTGACAGCTATCTTCATGCTCATTTTTAGTGGGAAGAAACAA CAGCCAAGAGTAGAGAAGAAAACAGAGGTGGCTGCTGATACATCAAATGATCAAGGAAGCAGTGGAGAAAAGCCAGCTGAAGAGGAAAAGGAGAATGAAACTGGTGGTGCTGCTCCCCGCCAAAGGAGGCGTGACACTTGA
- the LOC121209647 gene encoding calnexin homolog isoform X2, whose amino-acid sequence MIMMGRFALLVFLEFASMQLLCIAADHDAAIFYDSFEEPFNGRWIVSEKDDYKGIWEHSKSEGHDDFGLLVTEKARKYAIVKELEEPVNLRDGTTVLQYEARFQNGLECGGAYLKYLRPQEAGWKPKEFDNGSPYSIMFGPDICGLTNKVHFILKQKNPKSGEYVEHHLIDPPRVPSDKLSHVYTAILKPDNEISILIDGEAKKKGNFLSAQDFDPPIIPAKTIPDPNEKKPEDWDDRVRIPDPNAVKPDDWDENAPMEIEDMEAVKPEGWLDDEPEEIDDPEATKPEDWDDEEDGVWEAPKIDNPKCQTAPGCGEWKRPMKRNPAFKGIWNPPLVDNPNYKGIWKPRDIPNPNYFELDKPYFDPIAAIGIEIWTMQEGILFDNILIAKEENVAKSYRDTTWKPKFVVEKEKQKAEEEAAGSDDLGGFQKVVFDVLYKFADIPFLSKYKLQILDFIEKGEKQPNLTIGVLVSIVVVILTAIFMLIFSGKKQPRVEKKTEVAADTSNDQGSSGEKPAEEEKENETGGAAPRQRRRDT is encoded by the exons ATGATAATGATGGGGCGTTTTGCGCTTCTTGTCTTCTTAGAGTTCGCGTCGATGCAGCTTCTCTGCATTGCCGCTGATCATGATGCTGcg ATTTTTTATGATTCATTTGAAGAGCCATTCAATGGGCGATGGATCGTCTCTGAAAAAGATGATTATAAAG GTATATGGGAGCATTCAAAGAGTGAAGGGCACGATGACTTTGGGCTTCTAGTGACCGAGAAGGCACGGAAGTACGCAATAGTGAAAGAGCTGGAGGAGCCTGTGAATCTCAGGGATGGAACCACTGTGCTTCAGTACGAGGCTCGCTTCCAGAATGGACTTGAATGTGGTGGTGCATACCTGAAATACCTTAGACCTCAGGAAGCTGGGTGGAAGCCTAAGGAATTTGACAATGGATCCCCTTACTCTATCATGTTTGGCCCTGACATATGTGGATTAACAAACAAGGTGCACTTTATCCTGAAGCAGAAGAATCCTAAATCTGGGGAATATGTTGAACATCATCTTATTGACCCACCGCGCGTTCCATCTGACAAGCTTTCTCATGTCTATACTGCCATCTTGAAGCCTGACAATGAGATTAGCATTCTGATTGATGGAGAGGCGAAGAAGAAGGGAAACTTCCTCTCAGCTCAAGATTTTGATCCTCCAATTATCCCTGCCAAGACTATTCCTGACCCAAATGAAAAGAAACCCGAGGACTGGGACGATAGAGTCAGAATTCCTGATCCTAATGCTGTGAAGCCTGATGATTGGGATGAAAATGCACCCATGGAAATTGAAGATATGGAGGCTGTGAAACCGGAAGGATGGTTAGACGATGAGCCTGAAGAGATAGATGATCCTGAGGCAACCAAGCCAGAAGATTGGGATGATGAAGAGGATGGTGTATGGGAAGCCCCCAAAATTGACAACCCAAAGTGTCAGACAGCTCCTGGTTGTGGTGAATGGAAGAGACCGATGAAGAGGAACCCAGCTTTTAAAGGAATATGGAATCCTCCTCTAGTCGACAACCCCAATTACAAGGGTATTTGGAAGCCTCGGGACATCCCAAACCCTAACTACTTCGAGCTTGACAAGCCTTACTTTGACCCTATCGCTGCAATTGGTATCGAGATTTGGACAATGCAAGAAGGTATATTGTTTGACAATATTTTGATAGCCAAAGAAGAGAATGTTGCTAAGTCATACCGGGACACCACATGGAAACCGAAGTTTGTGGTTGAGAAGGAAAAACAGAAGGCGGAGGAAGAAGCTGCAGGTTCGGATGATCTCGGTGGCTTCCAG AAGGTGGTCTTCGATGTCCTATACAAGTTTGCTGATATTCCTTTCTTAAGCAAATATAAGCTCCAAATTCTT GACTTCATTGAGAAGGGTGAGAAACAACCCAACCTCACCATTGGTGTCCTGGTCTCCATTGTGGTGGTTATCTTGACAGCTATCTTCATGCTCATTTTTAGTGGGAAGAAACAA CCAAGAGTAGAGAAGAAAACAGAGGTGGCTGCTGATACATCAAATGATCAAGGAAGCAGTGGAGAAAAGCCAGCTGAAGAGGAAAAGGAGAATGAAACTGGTGGTGCTGCTCCCCGCCAAAGGAGGCGTGACACTTGA